A stretch of Girardinichthys multiradiatus isolate DD_20200921_A chromosome 20, DD_fGirMul_XY1, whole genome shotgun sequence DNA encodes these proteins:
- the sulf2a gene encoding extracellular sulfatase Sulf-2a isoform X1: MMAGRGHPAIILLLLLLVLVGIISEAQGSGYLSGFRLRSRLQRDRQMRNVRPNIILILTDDQDIELGSMQAMNKTRHIMEKGGTHFSNAFSTTPMCCPSRSSILTGKYVHNHHTYTNNENCSSPSWQAQHEPHTFAVHLNNSGYRTAFFGKYLNEYNGSYVPPGWKEWVALVKNSRFYNYTLCRNGVREKHSSDYTKDYLTDIITNNSINYFRMSKRMYPHRPVLMVLSHVAPHGPEDSAPQYSAAFPNASQHITPSYNYAPNLDKHWILRYTGAMKPVHMQFTNMLQRRRMQTLLSVDDSVEKVYNALVETGELDNTYLIYTSDHGYHIGQFGLVKGKSMPYEFDIRVPFYVRGPNVEQGTTNPHIVLNIDLAPTLLEMAGVDIPAEMDGKSILKLLTTDRPMNRFQLNRKGKTWRDSFLVERGKPPHKRADGKEMAQEENFLPKYQRVKDLCQKAEYQTSCQQPGQKWQCVEDPTGKLRLHKCKGMASLFAPSMQALMASSPSTLPVTSNFNECNCGDADFKTSLLKKKRLLNKKKIKSSKAVTRKRWARSVSFELDGDLYAVDLEEGFKPLGSRNGSWTRDGWKGRGIGDDGEEFSGMGVAAKPTSRDKLAPPAALKVTYRCSILMNDTVKCDGGLYKSLQAWKDHKLHIEHEIETLQTKIKNLREVKGHLKKVRPEECQCNTPSYLLKNKEASLLNVEQMHSLRMPSKQKNQWLQKEQKRRKKFRKFLKRLQNNDTCSMPGLTCFTHDNHHWQTAPFWTMGPFCACTSANNNTYWCLRTINDTHNFLFCEFATGFMEYFDLSTDPYQLINAVSTLDRNALNSMHQQLMGLRSCKGHKQCNPEKGGKERNHFSEYRPVHRRKRPKMKKPSSKSLGQIWEGWVG, encoded by the exons ATGATGGCAGGGCGAGGACACCCTGCCATTATCCTTCTTCTTCTCTTACTTGttttggtgggaattatttctGAGGCCCAGGGCTCTGGTTACCTGTCTGGGTTTCGCCTCAGGTCCCGTTTGCAGAGGGACCGCCAAATGAGAAACGTCCGACCCAACATCATTCTTATCCTCACAGATGATCAGGACATAGAACTGG GCTCAATGCAGGCCATGAACAAAACTCGACACATCATGGAGAAGGGAGGTACACATTTTTCAAACGCTTTCTCCACCACCCCCATGTGCTGCCCATCCCGCTCCTCCATCCTGACAGGGAAGTACGTGCACAACCACCACACTTACACCAACAATGAGAACTGCTCCTCGCCCTCTTGGCAGGCACAGCATGAGCCGCACACATTCGCCGTGCACCTTAACAACTCTGGCTACAGAACAG CATTTTTTGGAAAGTATCTGAACGAGTACAATGGCTCCTATGTGCCCCCTGGCTGGAAGGAATGGGTAGCGCTGGTGAAAAATTCCCGCTTCTACAACTACACCCTCTGCCGAAATGGAGTACGGGAGAAACACAGCAGTGACTACACAAAG GACTACCTGACGGACATTATCACCAATAACAGCATCAACTACTTCCGCATGTCCAAGAGGATGTACCCTCACCGGCCTGTCCTGATGGTACTGAGCCATGTTGCTCCTCACGGTCCTGAGGACTCTGCTCCACAGTACAGCGCTGCCTTTCCCAATGCCTCTCAGCACAT AACCCCGAGCTACAACTATGCTCCGAACCTGGACAAGCACTGGATCCTCCGCTACACTGGAGCCATGAAGCCTGTCCACATGCAGTTCACTAACATGCTTCAGCGCAGGAGGATGCAGACTCTACTGTCTGTGGATGATAGTGTGGAAAAG GTGTACAACGCATTGGTGGAGACGGGTGAACTGGACAACACCTACCTCATTTACACCTCGGACCACGGCTATCATATCGGCCAGTTTGGCCTGGTAAAGGGCAAATCAATGCCCTATGAGTTTGATATCCGCGTACCATTCTATGTACGAGGACCTAATGTGGAACAAGGCACTAC AAATCCTCACATTGTGTTAAACATTGACTTGGCACCGACTTTGCTGGAGATGGCGGGTGTTGATATTCCTGCCGAAATGGATGGCAAGTCCATCCTCAAACTTCTGACCACAGATCGACCGATGAACAG GTTCCAGTTGAACAGGAAAGGGAAAACATGGAGAGACTCCTTCCTGGTGGAGAGAGG GAAGCCTCCGCACAAGAGAGCCGATGGGAAGGAAATGGCCCAGGAGGAGAACTTCCTGCCAAAATACCAGAGGGTGAAGGACTTGTGCCAGAAAGCAGAGTACCAGACTTCATGCCAGCAACCAGGACAG AAGTGGCAGTGTGTAGAGGATCCAACTGGCAAGCTGAGGCTGCATAAGTGTAAAGGCATGGCGAGTCTGTTTGCCCCAAGCATGCAGGCTCTAATGGCCAGTAGTCCCTCTACGCTGCCTGTCACTTCCAACTTTAATGAGTGCAACTGCGGCGATGCAGACTTCAAAACGTCTCTCCTCAAGAAGAAGAGACTCCTAAACAAAAAGA AGATAAAATCCAGTAAAGCTGTGACCAGGAAGCGGTGGGCCCGCTCTGTATCATTTGAGCTGGATGGAGATCTGTACGCTGTAGACTTGGAGGAGGGCTTCAAGCCTCTGGGATCCAGGAATGGCAGTTGGACCAGAGACGGGTGGAAAGGCAGAGGCATCGGAGATGATGGTgaagaattcagtggaatgggAGTCGCAGCCAAACCCACCAGCCGTGACAAACTCGCACCACctgctgctttaaaagtcacatacag ATGTTCCATTCTTATGAACGACACTGTTAAGTGTGATGGGGGCCTCTATAAGTCCCTTCAAGCATGGAAAGACCACAAACTGCACATTGAGCATGAG ATTGAAACTTTGCAGACCAAAATCAAGAACTTGCGTGAGGTGAAAGGTCACCTGAAAAAGGTGCGGCCAGAGGAATGTCAGTGCAACACACCCAG TTATCTTCTCAAGAATAAGGAGGCTTCTCTGCTAAATGTTGAGCAAATGCACTCTCTGAG AATGCCATCAAAGCAGAAGAATCAGTGGCTGCAGAAGGAACAGAAACGCAGAAAAAAATTTCGTAAATTCCTTAAGAGGCTCCAGAACAATGACACCTGCAGTATGCCTGGTCTTACCTGCTTCACACATGACAACCATCACTGGCAGACTGCCCCCTTCTGGACAA TGGGTCCGTTCTGTGCCTGCACTAGTGCCAATAACAACACGTACTGGTGCCTGAGGACCATCAATGACACACACAATTTCCTGTTCTGTGAATTTGCCACTGGTTTCATGGAATATTTTGACCTGAGTACTGACCCCTATCAG CTGATAAATGCTGTCAGCACTCTTGATCGCAATGCTCTGAATTCAATGCATCAACAACTCATGGGCTTACGGAGCTGCAAGGGCCACAAGCAATGCAACCCGGAGAAGG
- the sulf2a gene encoding extracellular sulfatase Sulf-2a isoform X2, with protein sequence MMAGRGHPAIILLLLLLVLVGIISEAQGSGYLSGFRLRSRLQRDRQMRNVRPNIILILTDDQDIELGSMQAMNKTRHIMEKGGTHFSNAFSTTPMCCPSRSSILTGKYVHNHHTYTNNENCSSPSWQAQHEPHTFAVHLNNSGYRTAFFGKYLNEYNGSYVPPGWKEWVALVKNSRFYNYTLCRNGVREKHSSDYTKDYLTDIITNNSINYFRMSKRMYPHRPVLMVLSHVAPHGPEDSAPQYSAAFPNASQHITPSYNYAPNLDKHWILRYTGAMKPVHMQFTNMLQRRRMQTLLSVDDSVEKVYNALVETGELDNTYLIYTSDHGYHIGQFGLVKGKSMPYEFDIRVPFYVRGPNVEQGTTNPHIVLNIDLAPTLLEMAGVDIPAEMDGKSILKLLTTDRPMNRFQLNRKGKTWRDSFLVERGKPPHKRADGKEMAQEENFLPKYQRVKDLCQKAEYQTSCQQPGQKWQCVEDPTGKLRLHKCKGMASLFAPSMQALMASSPSTLPVTSNFNECNCGDADFKTSLLKKKRLLNKKKIKSSKAVTRKRWARSVSFELDGDLYAVDLEEGFKPLGSRNGSWTRDGWKGRGIGDDGEEFSGMGVAAKPTSRDKLAPPAALKVTYRCSILMNDTVKCDGGLYKSLQAWKDHKLHIEHEIETLQTKIKNLREVKGHLKKVRPEECQCNTPSYLLKNKEASLLNVEQMHSLRMPSKQKNQWLQKEQKRRKKFRKFLKRLQNNDTCSMPGLTCFTHDNHHWQTAPFWTMGPFCACTSANNNTYWCLRTINDTHNFLFCEFATGFMEYFDLSTDPYQLINAVSTLDRNALNSMHQQLMGLRSCKGHKQCNPEKGGKERNHFSEYRGQIWEGWVG encoded by the exons ATGATGGCAGGGCGAGGACACCCTGCCATTATCCTTCTTCTTCTCTTACTTGttttggtgggaattatttctGAGGCCCAGGGCTCTGGTTACCTGTCTGGGTTTCGCCTCAGGTCCCGTTTGCAGAGGGACCGCCAAATGAGAAACGTCCGACCCAACATCATTCTTATCCTCACAGATGATCAGGACATAGAACTGG GCTCAATGCAGGCCATGAACAAAACTCGACACATCATGGAGAAGGGAGGTACACATTTTTCAAACGCTTTCTCCACCACCCCCATGTGCTGCCCATCCCGCTCCTCCATCCTGACAGGGAAGTACGTGCACAACCACCACACTTACACCAACAATGAGAACTGCTCCTCGCCCTCTTGGCAGGCACAGCATGAGCCGCACACATTCGCCGTGCACCTTAACAACTCTGGCTACAGAACAG CATTTTTTGGAAAGTATCTGAACGAGTACAATGGCTCCTATGTGCCCCCTGGCTGGAAGGAATGGGTAGCGCTGGTGAAAAATTCCCGCTTCTACAACTACACCCTCTGCCGAAATGGAGTACGGGAGAAACACAGCAGTGACTACACAAAG GACTACCTGACGGACATTATCACCAATAACAGCATCAACTACTTCCGCATGTCCAAGAGGATGTACCCTCACCGGCCTGTCCTGATGGTACTGAGCCATGTTGCTCCTCACGGTCCTGAGGACTCTGCTCCACAGTACAGCGCTGCCTTTCCCAATGCCTCTCAGCACAT AACCCCGAGCTACAACTATGCTCCGAACCTGGACAAGCACTGGATCCTCCGCTACACTGGAGCCATGAAGCCTGTCCACATGCAGTTCACTAACATGCTTCAGCGCAGGAGGATGCAGACTCTACTGTCTGTGGATGATAGTGTGGAAAAG GTGTACAACGCATTGGTGGAGACGGGTGAACTGGACAACACCTACCTCATTTACACCTCGGACCACGGCTATCATATCGGCCAGTTTGGCCTGGTAAAGGGCAAATCAATGCCCTATGAGTTTGATATCCGCGTACCATTCTATGTACGAGGACCTAATGTGGAACAAGGCACTAC AAATCCTCACATTGTGTTAAACATTGACTTGGCACCGACTTTGCTGGAGATGGCGGGTGTTGATATTCCTGCCGAAATGGATGGCAAGTCCATCCTCAAACTTCTGACCACAGATCGACCGATGAACAG GTTCCAGTTGAACAGGAAAGGGAAAACATGGAGAGACTCCTTCCTGGTGGAGAGAGG GAAGCCTCCGCACAAGAGAGCCGATGGGAAGGAAATGGCCCAGGAGGAGAACTTCCTGCCAAAATACCAGAGGGTGAAGGACTTGTGCCAGAAAGCAGAGTACCAGACTTCATGCCAGCAACCAGGACAG AAGTGGCAGTGTGTAGAGGATCCAACTGGCAAGCTGAGGCTGCATAAGTGTAAAGGCATGGCGAGTCTGTTTGCCCCAAGCATGCAGGCTCTAATGGCCAGTAGTCCCTCTACGCTGCCTGTCACTTCCAACTTTAATGAGTGCAACTGCGGCGATGCAGACTTCAAAACGTCTCTCCTCAAGAAGAAGAGACTCCTAAACAAAAAGA AGATAAAATCCAGTAAAGCTGTGACCAGGAAGCGGTGGGCCCGCTCTGTATCATTTGAGCTGGATGGAGATCTGTACGCTGTAGACTTGGAGGAGGGCTTCAAGCCTCTGGGATCCAGGAATGGCAGTTGGACCAGAGACGGGTGGAAAGGCAGAGGCATCGGAGATGATGGTgaagaattcagtggaatgggAGTCGCAGCCAAACCCACCAGCCGTGACAAACTCGCACCACctgctgctttaaaagtcacatacag ATGTTCCATTCTTATGAACGACACTGTTAAGTGTGATGGGGGCCTCTATAAGTCCCTTCAAGCATGGAAAGACCACAAACTGCACATTGAGCATGAG ATTGAAACTTTGCAGACCAAAATCAAGAACTTGCGTGAGGTGAAAGGTCACCTGAAAAAGGTGCGGCCAGAGGAATGTCAGTGCAACACACCCAG TTATCTTCTCAAGAATAAGGAGGCTTCTCTGCTAAATGTTGAGCAAATGCACTCTCTGAG AATGCCATCAAAGCAGAAGAATCAGTGGCTGCAGAAGGAACAGAAACGCAGAAAAAAATTTCGTAAATTCCTTAAGAGGCTCCAGAACAATGACACCTGCAGTATGCCTGGTCTTACCTGCTTCACACATGACAACCATCACTGGCAGACTGCCCCCTTCTGGACAA TGGGTCCGTTCTGTGCCTGCACTAGTGCCAATAACAACACGTACTGGTGCCTGAGGACCATCAATGACACACACAATTTCCTGTTCTGTGAATTTGCCACTGGTTTCATGGAATATTTTGACCTGAGTACTGACCCCTATCAG CTGATAAATGCTGTCAGCACTCTTGATCGCAATGCTCTGAATTCAATGCATCAACAACTCATGGGCTTACGGAGCTGCAAGGGCCACAAGCAATGCAACCCGGAGAAGG